Below is a genomic region from Catenuloplanes atrovinosus.
ACCAGCACGCAGAGCGCGGCCGTGCGCGCGTCCACCGGCCCGTCGCCCGCCACGGCCGCGGCCATCCGTCGCCGCGCGCCGGTCTCCTCGGCCGGTTCGGCGCCGTGCGGGCTCGGGAAGCGCGTCCGGGGGAACACCAGCAGCACCCGGTCCCGTACCCGCTCCAGCACCCCGGCCGCGACCAGCCGGTCCAGCACCGCGTCGGTCCCGTCCCGGCCCAGCTCCACCACCCACTGCCGGGCCGGCATCGCCTTCTCCGCGGCGAGCCGCTCCAGCGCCGCGTCCACCGTGGCCATGCCGGTCGGCGCCCGATCGACCACGGTCACCAGGTCACCGTCGACCGCGACCCGCCCGGCGACCACCAGCTCCAGCAGGCACGCCCCGCCGACGCCGTGCGGCAGGAACCGCGCGGTGCCGTGCGGCCTTCCGTCGTCGCCGTAGGCGAGCAGCACGATCTCCTCGGCCAGTGAGAGCATCATGATCGAAATCATATTCCCGCTCCCGGCGTGGTCGCCTCCCGGTGCTCCCGCGGGCACCGGTCGTCGCCGGCGCTCCTCCCTGCCGGTCCCGCGGTGCCCGCGAGCGGCCTCAGTCCTGGGCGGTGGCGCGGACCACGAGGTCGTTGACGTCGACGGAGGGAGGCTGGGAGATGGCGTACGCGATCGCCTCGCCGATCGATTCCGGTGCGATCGCGACCCGGTCCCTGGCCGCGGTGAGCGTGGCCCGCATCCGCTCGTTCGGGATCGTGTCGGTGAAGCCGGTCCGCACGAACCCCGGCGACACGACGGTGACCCGGAAGCCGCCCCCGCCCTCCTGGCGCAGCCCTTCGGAGACGGTGCGGACCGCGTTCTTGGTCGCGCCGTAGACCGTCATGCCGGGACGGACGGCCAGCCCGGCGACGGAGACGACGTTGACGAAGTGTCCGTCGCCCTGCGCGCGGAAGACCGGCAACGCGGCGGCCACGCCGTACAGCACGCCCTTGAGGTTGACGTCGATCATCGCGTCCCACTCGGCCACGTGCAGGTCGTCGAGGGGCGAGATGGGACCGATGCCGGCGTTGCTGACCAGCACGTCCAGTCGCCCGAAGCGCTGCCGGGCGAGCGCGACCAGGGACGCGAGGTCGGCACGCCGGGTGACGTCGGTGACGGTGACGGCGGCCGCTCCCCCGGCCTCGGTGATCTCCGCGGCGATCCGTTCCAGGCGGTCGGCGCGGCGGGCGCCCAGCACGACCCGGGCGCCGCGCGCGGCCAGCATGCGAGCGGTCACGGCGCCGATGCCGTCGCTGGCCCCGGTGATCGCGACGACCTTGCCCTCGATTCCTGACATGGAGCACCCCTTAGACTTAAGCGGACAGCTGTCCGCGGACGTCTTCACGCTAGCGGACAACTGTCCGCTTAGCCAAGGGAGGGATGAGCCGGATGGCGGAGGGCACGGCGCGGCGCGCGGACGCGGCGCAGAACCGGGAGCGGATCTTGACGGCCGCACGGGAGGAACTGGCCCGAGCGGCCGACGTCAGCATGCACGCGATCGCGAAGCGGGCCGGCGTCGGCCAGGGCACGCTCTACCGGCACTTCCCGACCCGGGAGGCGCTGCTGCTGGCGGTCTACCGGCACGACGTCACCGAACTGGTCGACGCGGCGACGACGCTGCTGGCCGAGACGCCCGACCCGGTGCTGGCGCTGCGGCGCTGGCTGGACCGGCTGGCCTCGTTCGGCCGGGTCAAGCACGGGCTGGCCGGCGCGCTGCACGCGGCGACGTACGCGGACCTGAGCGCCGGCCACTACCGCCCGGTCGTCGAGGCGATCGCGCTGCTGCTGCGCGCGGGCCGGGACGCCGGCCGGATCCGCGACGACGCCGACGCCGAGCACCTGCTGCTGCTCGTCGGGTTTCTCTGGCGCGGCGACCCGGACCCGGACCGCGACCGGCGGAACGGGCACCTGCTGGACATCGTGCTGGACGGGCTGAGTACCGCCCCGCGGATACCGCTGCCTCGCCGATGAGCGGCCGGGCGGCTCGCACACACCGTCAGCGGCTGGCCTCGCCGCGGAGGTAGTGCAGGACGGCGGCGACCCGGCGGTCGGTCTGGTCGTCCGGTGAGAGTTCGAGTTTGGCGAAGATGCTGCGGATGTGCTTGTGGACCGCGCCGTCCGTGACGAACAGCTTCTCGGCGATGGCGGCGTTGCCGAGGCCCTCGGCCATCAGCGCGAGCACGTCGCGTTCGCGAGGGCTCAGCCGCGCGAGTTTGGAGTCGGGGCGGGTGCGGGTGAGCAGCTGTGCCACCACCTCGGGGTCGATGGCGGTGCCGCCGCCGGCCACCCGGTGCAGCGCGGCCATGAACTCCTCGACCCGGCCGACACGCTCCTTGAGCATGTAACCCAGGCTGCCGCCGCCCTGGGTGAACAGCTCGGTGGCGAACGCCTGCTCGACGTACGCGGAGAGCACCAGCACGGCGAGGCCGGGCCGCCGGCGGCGCGCCTCGACGGCGGCCTGGATGCCCTCGTCGGTGTGGGTGGGCGGCATGCGCACGTCGACGATGGCCACGTCGGGCTCGTGCTCGTCCACGGCGGCGAGGAACGTCACCGGGTTGTCCGCGGTGTCCACCACGTCCAGGCCCTCCGCGCGCAGCAGCAGCGCCAGGCCCTCGCGCAGCAGCGCGTCGTCCTCCGCGATCACAATCCGCACGGCAGCTCCACCTCCACAGTGGTCGGACCGCCCACCGGGCTGGTCAGCGTGACGGTGCCGTCGTGCGCCTCGGCCCGGCGGCGGATGCCGGTCAGGCCGGTCCCGCCGTCGGCGTCCGCGCCGCCGTGGCCGTCGTCCGTGACGACCAGGCGCAGCACGTCCGCCGCGCGGGTGAGCGTGATCGAGGCCCGGGAGGCGCCGCTGTGCTTGGCGACGTTGGTCAGCGCCTCGGCGGCCACGAAGTACGCGGTCGCCTCCACGGACGCCGCGCACCGGCCGGGCACGTCCGCGTCGACCGTGACCGGGACCGGGCAGGTCGCGGCCAGCGAGGCGAGCGCGTCGGGGAGACTTCGATCGGACAGCACCGGCGGCAGGATACTGCGCACCACCCCGCGCAGCTCCGCGAGGGCCAGTTCGGCCGCGCTCTGCGCGCGCTCCAGGATCTCGTCCGCGGTGTCCGGGTCCCGGCGGACCGCGCGCCGGGCCGCGCCGAGCAGCACGTTCACCGCGACCAGCCGGTTCTGGGTGCCGTCGTGCAGCGCGCGCTCGATGCGGCGCAGCTCCACCGCGTGCGCGTCCAGCGCGGCGGCGCGGGTGGCGGTCAGCTCCGCGATCCGCATCGCCATGTCCTCGCCGGGCGCGGGCCGCAGCAGTCGCCGGCCGGGCAGCTCCTGGAGCGTGACCAGGTACGGCAGCGCGTACAGCGTGAGCAGCAGGTATCCGGCGCCCATCAGCCCGACCAGCCAGGCGCCGCCCTGGGTGCGGATCAGCGGCCAGCCGATGGCCGGCGTCGCGTCCGCGGCCGGGACGAACCGCCAGTAGAGCGGGAACAACCCGTCGCGCACGATGTCGATCGCGATGGTCAGCCCGACCGCGCCGAGGAAGAACCCCACGGTGGCGTGCAGCCCGAGCCAGCGCAGCTCGCGGCCGGTCGCCGGGTCGGTGAGCACGGCGCGCAGCTCACTTTGCGGCGGCAGGCCGGTGGGCAGGCCGAGGCGGCGGCGCTCCACGTCCGCGACCGCGCGCAGCCGCCCCATGGCGAACGGCGCGACGCGCGGCAGGACCAGCGCCAGCGCGAGCGGCCACAGCGTCAGCAGCGCCAGGGTGCCGGTCCACATGCCGGTCCCGGCGCGCTCCACGGCCGTGATCCCGATCCGGAGGCGCCGTTGGACGGCCTCGGCGACGGACATGCGATGCCTCCCGGTGAGCGAGTGCTTCCCGGCGACCGTAGGCCACGGGCCGGTAGGCACGGCAAGGGGCGCGGCCGGAAAGTACAGCCTGCTGTACCACGGCTGGGCAGTGCGCGGGATCGGCGACGAACGGGCCCGCCCATAGCGTCGAAGACATCGAGAGGACCCCCCGTGAAGGAGTTCGACATGGCCGCCGACCCGTACCGACTGACCGATTCCGACCCGCAGGACCCGCAGGACCCCTCGCGGACGCCGCAGGACACCCAGAATCACCGCACCCGGCTGGTGCTCTGGGTGGTGCTGGTGGTCAGCGCCGGCCTCAACGCCGCGCTGTCGACCGTGAACGTCTGGGCCGGCTCCGCGGTCGGCGTGATCGTGCTCGGCACCGCGGTCGCGCTGGTCGTCAACTACCGCAAGGGGAAGCGCTGATGCTGGCCACGACCACGCGCACCGCGGTGACGCTGGAGGACGTCGTCAAGACGTACCCCGGCGGCGTCCGCGCCCTGGACGGCGTGTCGCTGTCCGTGGACGCCGGCACGTTCCTGGCCGTGATGGGCCCGTCCGGCTCCGGCAAGAGCACGCTGATGCACTGCGCGGCCGGGCTCGACACACCGACCAGCGGACGGGCGTTCATCGAGGGTACGGAGATCAGCCGGCTCAACGAGACGAAGCGCACCGAGCTGCGCCGCGCCCGCGTCGGCTTCATCTTCCAGCAGTACAACCTGCTGCCCTCGCTCAGCGTGGCGGACAACATCACGCTGCCGCTGCGCCTGGCCGGGGCCGCGCCGGACCGCGAGTGGATCGGCACGCTGGTCGACCGCGTCGGCCTGGCCGGGCGTCTGCACCACCGCCCGTCCGAGCTGTCCGGCGGGCAGCAGCAGCGCGTCGCGGTCGCCCGCGCGCTGGTCAGCCGGCCGGCCGTGGTGTTCGCGGACGAGCCGACCGGCGCGCTGGACATCCGTACCGCCCGGGAGGTCCTTGATCTTCTGCGGGCGCTCGTCGACGAGTTCGGCCAGACCGTCGTCATGGTCACCCACGACCCGGCCGCCGCCGCCCGCGCCGATCTCGCGCTGGTGATGGCGGACGGGCGGATCGCCGACACGATCGTCGCGCCGGCCGCGCCGCACCTGGCCCGCCGGCTCACCGAGCTGGAAACGGAGTAACGCCATGCTGTACCTCGCCGCACGCATGGCCCGGCAGCGGATAGCCGGGCTGGTCGCGGTCGCCTGCGCCACGATGGGCGGCGCCGCACTGGTCGCCGCGATCGGCGTGGTCGCGGAGTCCGGCCTGCGCGGGCACCCCGACCCGGGGCGCCTGGCGCCGGCGGACGTGGTGGTGTCCGCGCCGCAGCTCTATCAGGTGCCCGAGGACCTGCCGATCGCGCTGCCGGAGCGGGCCGGCGTGCCGTCCTCGCTGGTCACCGCGCTGGCCGGGCTGCCCGGCGTGACCGCGGCGATCGGCGACGTGACCGTGGCCGCGGCCGTGTTCGGCCCGGACGGGCGGGTGCTGCCGGTCGAGGGGCACGGCTGGTCGTCGACCGCGCTGCTGCCGGGCACCGGGACCGGGCCGACCGGCACCGAGGAGGGCGGGCGGCCGACCGGCATCCCGGACGGGCTGACCGCGCCGGCCGGCGACGCCGAGGTGGCGATGGACGCCGCGACCGCGAGCGCGGCCGGTGTCGCGCCCGGCGGGACCGTGCGGCTCAGCTCCGGCGGGCGGACCGGCGACTACCGGGTCACGGCCGTGCTCGACGCCGGCGGCCCGGCCGTGTACTTCGCCGACCGGACCGCGATCACGCTCAGCGGCCGTACCGGGGACCGGGTGGACCTGGTCGCGCTGCGCACCGAGCCGGGCCGCGCGGACGAGGTCGCGGACGCGGCCCGCGCGCTGGACGGCGGGCTCGCGGTGAGCACCGGCGCGGCGCGCGGCGACGTGGCGGACCCGGCGGCCGCGGCGGCACGGCGGATGCTGCCGCTGCTGGCCGGGTCGCTGTCCGGCGTCACCCTGGTGGTGATGGGCATCATCGTCGGGGGCGCGCTCGCGGTCGCGCTGGCCGGGCAGCGGCGCGAGCTGGCGCTGCTGCGCGCGGTCGGCGCCACGCCCCGGCAGATCCGCCGGCTCGCGACCCGGCAGGCGCTGATCGCCTCCACCGTCGCGTCGATCCCCGGCGCCGCGCTCGGCTACCTGGTGGCGGAGGCGTTCCGCGGGCTGCTGGCCGGGCTGGGCATGGTCCCGGCCGGGCTGCCGCTGCTGTGGAGCCCGCTGCCGGCCGTGGCCGCGGTGCTGCTGATGGCGCTGACCTCGTGGATCGCGGCGCTGTGCGCGGTGCTGAAGACCTCGCGGATGCCGGCGACCGAGGCCGTGGCCGGCTCGCGGACGGAACCGCGTACCCCCTCGGTCTGGCGCTTCTCCGCGGGCCTGGTCGTGCTGGCCGGCGCGAACGCGCTGGCGGTGCTGCCGCTGGTGTCGCGCACCGAGATCGGCGCCGCGACCACCGCGATGGCCGGCATCCTGGCCGCGGTCGGCCTGGCCATGTCCGGTCCCGGCCTGCTGGCCCGCGCCGGTCGCGCGATGGCACGCCGGCTCCCGGCGCGGGCGGCGGCGCCGACGTGGCTCGCGGTCGCCAACACCCGGGGGTACGCGGTGCGCACCGCCGCCGCGATCAGCACGCTCGCGGTCGCGGTGGTGTTCACGCTCACCTACGCGCTGACCCAGACCACGGTGCTGGCCGGCGCCACCCGGGACCTCACGGACGCCACCCGCGCCCAGCTGTCCGTGACCGCGCCGGCGCTGGGCCGGGTGCCGTCCGAGCTGGCCGGCGCGGTCCGGCAGGTGCCCGGCGTGACCGGCGCGGCGATGGTCGGCGACACCGCGGTGATCTGGACGTACCGGCTGTTCGGCGAGGAACAGGTGGAGCCGTCGGCCGCCACCGTGCTGACGCCGGACGCCGCGTCCGTGCTGGACCTGGACGTGCGCGACGGCGACCTGAGCGGGCTGACCGGTGCCACGGTCGCGGTCGACGCCGGTGCGGCGCGCGCTCGCGGCGTGGGGGTGGGCGACGAGATCACGCTGGCGCTCGGCGACGGCACGCCGGCCACCGCGCGGGTGGTCGCGGTCTACGGCCGCGGTCTCGGCTTCGGCCCGGTCGTGCTCTCCCGCGACCTGGCGGCCGGGCACGCCACCGGCCTGGACCAGCGGCTGCTGGTGCGCGCGGACTCCGCGGCGGCGATCGCGGCGGTGGAGGCGCTGGTCGCGTCCCGGCCGGGTACGGTGGCCGGCCCGGCCGACCCCGGGTCCGCGCGCGTGTCGCCGGAGCTGTGGCTGAACATCGCCGTGCTCGGCGTGCTGCTCGGCTACCTGCTGCTCGGCATCGCGAACAAGCTGGTCACCGCGACCGCGCAGCGCCGGGACGAGCTGACGCTGCTGCGGCTGACCGGCGCGACCCCGGCGCAGGTCCGCGCCATGCTGCGCGGCGAGGCCACGCTGATCTGGGTCTTCGCGACCGTGGGCGGCGTGGGGCTGGCGGTCGTACCGCTGATGCTGCTGTCCCTGGGGTTCCTGCACCGGCCGTGGCCGGCCGGGCCGTGGTGGATCGGCCCCGCGGTGGTGGGGGTGGTGGGCCTGCTCGCGTTCCTCAGCGTCGAGATCCCCGGCCGCCGGGTGCTGCGCGACGCATCCGTGGCGGTCTGACCGGGGTGGCCGGGCGCTCCCGGCCGCTCCGGCGTACCCTGTGTCCACTGAGGAGGGGGTGGGTGGTCGTGGAGTCGCGCAGGCGGTACGTGGAGCGTGCCGCGTCCGGGCCCGGCTACCTGGCGATAGTGGGCACGGCCGCGGTCGTCGTCGGCGTCGTCTCCGCGCTGCTGGAGGCCTGGGCCCCGTGGTGAGCGCCGCCGCTCAGTCCTCGCCGGAGAGCGCGCCCGCCGCGCCCTCCCGCCAGTAGCCGCGGACCGCCACCCGCTCGGCCGGCAGGCCCCGTTCGTGCCGGAAGTGGGTGCGCAACGCGCGCATCACCGCGGCCTCGCCCGCGCCCCAGACGAACGAGCCGGGCCCGATCGGCACGCCGCGCACCGCGTCGATCACGGTCTCCACCGGCGCCGCGCCCAGCCGGCGGAGGTCGGCCGGGCGACCACCGCCGAGCACCCGCTCCGGGCCCTCGGCCAGCACCAGCACCCGGACGACCGCCTCCGGCGGCAGTTCCTCCAGGAACCGCTCGGCCGCGGGCAGCCCGGTCTCGTCCGCGATCAGCAGGTAGTCGTCGCAGTCGGCCGGGAAGACCTGGCTGACCCGCGGCCCGATCACGCCCAGCGCGTCGCCGGGCGCGGCCGTGGTGGCCCACCGGCCGGCCGGGCCGTGCGCGTGCAGCACGAAGTCGAGCGTCAGCTCCACGGCGTCCGCGTCGAACCGGCGCGGCGTGTAGTCGCGGATCGCGCTCGCGTCCCGGCGGCCCGGCGCGGGCAGCGCCAGCTCGCCGGTCTCCGGGTCCGGCACCACGATCCGCACGTGGTCGGCCGCGGCCAGCGGCACCCACGGGAAGTCGGCCTCCAGCTCCGGCCCGCCCAGCACGACGCGGCGCATGGTGGGGCTCAGCTCCTCGACCCGGAGCACCTCGAGCCGCCGTCGCCGCTCCTGGTGGGACACGCGTCGCACCAGCCCGGCGCCCCTGCCTCCCTCGCGCGCCGCGGTGCCGCGGCCAGTCGGTTGTGTCACCGGTCCATTCTGCTGCCGCGCCCGGGCACGCCGGAGCAGGGGGTCCGGCTCAGTCGCTCATGTCGCCGGTGCCGGGAGTGCCGGGGCGCAGGCCGTACCGCAGCAGCAGCACGCCCTTCGGCGAGGTGAACGGCGGCTCCAGCAGCTCGAGGCTGGACGGCACCGCGCCGCCGTCGAACACCTTCTTGCCGACGCCGAGCACGATCGGGTGGATCCACAGGTTCAGCCGGTCGAAGAGGCGCTCGCGCAGCAGCGACTGCACCAGGTTCAGGCTGCCGATCACGTGGATCTTCTCGTGCGTGGCCCGCACCTTCTCCACGGCGCCGGCCAGGTCCGGGCCGAGCAGCGTCGAGCCGGCCCAGTCCAGCGCGGGCGTGCCGCGCGAGGCGACGTACTTCGGGATGCGGTTGAACAGCCGGGCGATCACGTCGTCGCGCCCCGGCCAGTACGCGGCGAAGATGTCGTAGGTGCGGCGGCCGAGCAGCAGCGCGTCCATCCCCTCCATGCCGGCGAGCACGCGCTCCCCGGTCGTCTCGTCCGACAGCGGCGCCTGCCACCCGCCGAACGGGAAACCCTCCGGGTCCTCGTGCGGTCCGCCCGGCGCCTGCCCGACCAGGTCCAGCGTCGCGAACAGGTCGATGTGAACGATGCCCATGATGTCCTCCTCGTGGTCCGTCACCGGTACAGACCCGCGACGGCGCCGGAACTCATCGGTCATCCGCCGAGCCGGGTGAGCAGCCGGCCGACCAGCTCGTGCAGCCGGTCCCGATCCGCCGGCGGCAGCACCGGGTCGACGGCCTCGGCCACCGCCTCCGCGTAGGTGACGGACGCGGCGGCGAGCGTGTCCCGGCCGGCACCGGTGAGGGCCAGGCGGCTGGCGCGGCGGTCGTCCGGGTCCGGCTCGCGGGCGAGCAGGCCGAGCGTGACCATCCGGTCGGCGAGCTTGCTCGCGCCGCCGACCGTGATGCTCATCCGCTGCGCGAGGTCGCCGACCCGGGCCGGGCCGCCGGCCAGCGCGTGCAGCGCCTGGAAGCGGGCCAGCGTCACATCGTGCGCGTCGCGCAGGCGCGCGTCGACCCGATCCCAGAGCAGGATCTGCACGCGGATCAGGTCGTCCAGCCAGGTGATGCGGTCGCTCACGGAATCTCCTTTTATGTTCCTTGGAATATTCTTCCACGGAATGCGTTGGCGAGTGGCATGACCATGCGAGCTGTCGTGCTGACCGGTCCGGGACCGGTCGAGAATCTGTCCGTGCGGGATCTGCCGATCCCGGAGCCGGAGCCGGGGTGGGTACGCATCGCGGTGCGCGCGTTCGGCCTGAACCGCTCCGAACTGCACCTCCGGCTCGGGTACGCGCACAACGCCCGCTTCCCGATCGTGCCCGGCATCGAGGCCACCGGCGTGGTGGACGCCGCGCCCGGCACGGACCTGCGGCCCGGCCAGCAGGTGGTGGCCATGATGGGCGGGATGGGCCGCGCGTTCGACGGCGGCTACGCGGAGTACACGGTGGTGCCGCGCGCGCAGGTGATCCCGTTCCGGTCCGAGCTGCCGTGGGAGGTGCTCGGCGCGGTGCCGGAGACGCTGCAGACCGCGTACGGCTCGCTCACCGTCGGCCTCGACCTGCGCCCCGGGCAGACGCTGCTGATCCGGGGCGGCACGTCCGCGCTCGGCTACGCCACCGCGGCACTGGCCCGCGACCTCGGCGCGACCGTGCTCGCCACCACGCGGCAGCGCGCCCGCCTCGATGACCTCGCCGCCCACGGCGTCGATCATCCACTGCTCGACGACGGCGCGGTGGCCGCCTCCGTCCGCCGCATCCTGCCGGACGGCGTGGACGCGGCGCTGGAACTGGTCGGCACGCCCACGCTCCCGGACACGCTGGCGGCCACGCGCGTGCACGGAACCGTGTGCATGGCCGGAATGCTGTCCAACGTGTGGACCGTGCCGGACTTCTACCCGATCGCCTACCTCCCGGCCGGCGTGCGGCTGACCGGCTACAGCGGCGACGCGTCCGACCTGCCGCCGGCCGTGCTCCAGCGCGCGCTCGACCAGATCGCGGCCGGCACGCTCACGCTCGGCCCGATCACCACCTACCCGCTCGACCGCATCCGCGACGCCCACCACGACATCGAAACCAACGCCATCAGCGGCAAGGCCGTCGCCCTCCCCCACCCACCCCTCTAGCCCACACCCCCTCCCCGCCCTCCCGCCCGCCACGCCGTCGCACACCGACGCCCTCCGCGCCGTCGCACGCCGTCGCCCTCCGCGCCGACGCCCGCCACGCCGTCGCACGCCGACGCCCGCCACGCCGTCGCACGCCGACGCCCTCCGCGCCGATCTAGGGAGGATTCACGCTTTTGGAGATCGAAGTGCTGGAATCCGCCCTAGATCGGCACGGAGGGGGCGGCGGCGGTGCGCCGCGGGCCGTGGGCGCACGCCGGACGGAGCCCGCGGCGGGCCGAGCGCCCGCCCCAGGCCGGGAGCCCGCGGCAGGCCGGGAGGGCACCGCGGGCCAGAAGGGCACCGAGGGCCAGAAGGGCACCGAGGGCCAGAAGGGCACCGCAGGCCAGAAGGGCACCGCAGGCCAGAAGGGCACCGCAGGCCAGAAGGGCACCGCAGGCCAGAAGGGCACCGCAGGCCAGAAGGGCACCGCAGGCCAGAAGTGCACCGCGGGCCGGGAGGGCACCACGGGCCAGCAGGGCACCACGGGCCAGCAGGGCACCACGGGCCAGCAGGGCACCGCGGGCCGGGAGGGCACCGCAGGCCGGGACCCCACCACGGGCCGGGAGCCCGCGCGGGGCCGGGGTCAGAAGGCGGCCAGGGAGGGCTGGTCGCCCGCGTCGTGGGCTGCCAGGAGGGCGGCGAAGCGGTCGGCCGGCATGATGCGGATGCCGAGTTCCTCCGCCTTCGCCGCCTTGGAGCCGGCGCCGTCGCCGACCACCACCAGCTGCGTCTTCTTCGAGACGGAGCCGGAGGACTTGCCGCCCAGCCGCTCGACCGCCTCGTTGCCCTCGTTGCGGCTCAGGCCGGGGACCGAGCCGGTGACCACCACGGTCATCGGCGTGCCGTCCTCGTTCCGCAGCGGCAGCCGCGCGCCGCCGCCGGCCGCCTCCGCGGTCGAGCCCGACTCGGCGGCGGCTGCCGCGGCGCGCTCCGAGGCCGGGATGACGCCCGGCTCCACCAGGTTGACGCCGCGGGCCGCCAGCTTGTCGATGATCGGGGCGAGTTCGCGCAGCTCGGCCGCGATGGTGGCGGCGCGCTCCGGGCCGACGCCCTCCACCTCCTGCAGTTGCTCGACGGAGGCGCCGGTCAGCTCGCCCATGGTGCCGAAGTGGCGGGCCAGCCGCCGGGACATCGACCGCCCGGTCATCCGCACGCCGAGCCCGGTCAGCACGCGGGACATCGGCTGCGTCTTGGAACCCTCGATGTTCGCGATCAGCTTGGCCGCGGAGGTGGCGCCGAGCCGCTCCAGCTGCGCGACCGCCGCCACGTCCAG
It encodes:
- a CDS encoding TetR/AcrR family transcriptional regulator, whose amino-acid sequence is MAEGTARRADAAQNRERILTAAREELARAADVSMHAIAKRAGVGQGTLYRHFPTREALLLAVYRHDVTELVDAATTLLAETPDPVLALRRWLDRLASFGRVKHGLAGALHAATYADLSAGHYRPVVEAIALLLRAGRDAGRIRDDADAEHLLLLVGFLWRGDPDPDRDRRNGHLLDIVLDGLSTAPRIPLPRR
- a CDS encoding dihydrofolate reductase family protein, whose product is MGIVHIDLFATLDLVGQAPGGPHEDPEGFPFGGWQAPLSDETTGERVLAGMEGMDALLLGRRTYDIFAAYWPGRDDVIARLFNRIPKYVASRGTPALDWAGSTLLGPDLAGAVEKVRATHEKIHVIGSLNLVQSLLRERLFDRLNLWIHPIVLGVGKKVFDGGAVPSSLELLEPPFTSPKGVLLLRYGLRPGTPGTGDMSD
- a CDS encoding siderophore-interacting protein, producing MTQPTGRGTAAREGGRGAGLVRRVSHQERRRRLEVLRVEELSPTMRRVVLGGPELEADFPWVPLAAADHVRIVVPDPETGELALPAPGRRDASAIRDYTPRRFDADAVELTLDFVLHAHGPAGRWATTAAPGDALGVIGPRVSQVFPADCDDYLLIADETGLPAAERFLEELPPEAVVRVLVLAEGPERVLGGGRPADLRRLGAAPVETVIDAVRGVPIGPGSFVWGAGEAAVMRALRTHFRHERGLPAERVAVRGYWREGAAGALSGED
- a CDS encoding response regulator transcription factor, with the protein product MRIVIAEDDALLREGLALLLRAEGLDVVDTADNPVTFLAAVDEHEPDVAIVDVRMPPTHTDEGIQAAVEARRRRPGLAVLVLSAYVEQAFATELFTQGGGSLGYMLKERVGRVEEFMAALHRVAGGGTAIDPEVVAQLLTRTRPDSKLARLSPRERDVLALMAEGLGNAAIAEKLFVTDGAVHKHIRSIFAKLELSPDDQTDRRVAAVLHYLRGEASR
- a CDS encoding ABC transporter ATP-binding protein — its product is MLATTTRTAVTLEDVVKTYPGGVRALDGVSLSVDAGTFLAVMGPSGSGKSTLMHCAAGLDTPTSGRAFIEGTEISRLNETKRTELRRARVGFIFQQYNLLPSLSVADNITLPLRLAGAAPDREWIGTLVDRVGLAGRLHHRPSELSGGQQQRVAVARALVSRPAVVFADEPTGALDIRTAREVLDLLRALVDEFGQTVVMVTHDPAAAARADLALVMADGRIADTIVAPAAPHLARRLTELETE
- a CDS encoding ABC transporter permease: MLYLAARMARQRIAGLVAVACATMGGAALVAAIGVVAESGLRGHPDPGRLAPADVVVSAPQLYQVPEDLPIALPERAGVPSSLVTALAGLPGVTAAIGDVTVAAAVFGPDGRVLPVEGHGWSSTALLPGTGTGPTGTEEGGRPTGIPDGLTAPAGDAEVAMDAATASAAGVAPGGTVRLSSGGRTGDYRVTAVLDAGGPAVYFADRTAITLSGRTGDRVDLVALRTEPGRADEVADAARALDGGLAVSTGAARGDVADPAAAAARRMLPLLAGSLSGVTLVVMGIIVGGALAVALAGQRRELALLRAVGATPRQIRRLATRQALIASTVASIPGAALGYLVAEAFRGLLAGLGMVPAGLPLLWSPLPAVAAVLLMALTSWIAALCAVLKTSRMPATEAVAGSRTEPRTPSVWRFSAGLVVLAGANALAVLPLVSRTEIGAATTAMAGILAAVGLAMSGPGLLARAGRAMARRLPARAAAPTWLAVANTRGYAVRTAAAISTLAVAVVFTLTYALTQTTVLAGATRDLTDATRAQLSVTAPALGRVPSELAGAVRQVPGVTGAAMVGDTAVIWTYRLFGEEQVEPSAATVLTPDAASVLDLDVRDGDLSGLTGATVAVDAGAARARGVGVGDEITLALGDGTPATARVVAVYGRGLGFGPVVLSRDLAAGHATGLDQRLLVRADSAAAIAAVEALVASRPGTVAGPADPGSARVSPELWLNIAVLGVLLGYLLLGIANKLVTATAQRRDELTLLRLTGATPAQVRAMLRGEATLIWVFATVGGVGLAVVPLMLLSLGFLHRPWPAGPWWIGPAVVGVVGLLAFLSVEIPGRRVLRDASVAV
- a CDS encoding MarR family winged helix-turn-helix transcriptional regulator, yielding MSDRITWLDDLIRVQILLWDRVDARLRDAHDVTLARFQALHALAGGPARVGDLAQRMSITVGGASKLADRMVTLGLLAREPDPDDRRASRLALTGAGRDTLAAASVTYAEAVAEAVDPVLPPADRDRLHELVGRLLTRLGG
- a CDS encoding GOLPH3/VPS74 family protein, whose translation is MMLSLAEEIVLLAYGDDGRPHGTARFLPHGVGGACLLELVVAGRVAVDGDLVTVVDRAPTGMATVDAALERLAAEKAMPARQWVVELGRDGTDAVLDRLVAAGVLERVRDRVLLVFPRTRFPSPHGAEPAEETGARRRMAAAVAGDGPVDARTAALCVLVGALGWDGVIFPDVPAPRLRERLARLRDGAGVTGALAAVEAAVAIAAVLPAVIT
- a CDS encoding SDR family oxidoreductase, translated to MSGIEGKVVAITGASDGIGAVTARMLAARGARVVLGARRADRLERIAAEITEAGGAAAVTVTDVTRRADLASLVALARQRFGRLDVLVSNAGIGPISPLDDLHVAEWDAMIDVNLKGVLYGVAAALPVFRAQGDGHFVNVVSVAGLAVRPGMTVYGATKNAVRTVSEGLRQEGGGGFRVTVVSPGFVRTGFTDTIPNERMRATLTAARDRVAIAPESIGEAIAYAISQPPSVDVNDLVVRATAQD
- a CDS encoding sensor histidine kinase; its protein translation is MSVAEAVQRRLRIGITAVERAGTGMWTGTLALLTLWPLALALVLPRVAPFAMGRLRAVADVERRRLGLPTGLPPQSELRAVLTDPATGRELRWLGLHATVGFFLGAVGLTIAIDIVRDGLFPLYWRFVPAADATPAIGWPLIRTQGGAWLVGLMGAGYLLLTLYALPYLVTLQELPGRRLLRPAPGEDMAMRIAELTATRAAALDAHAVELRRIERALHDGTQNRLVAVNVLLGAARRAVRRDPDTADEILERAQSAAELALAELRGVVRSILPPVLSDRSLPDALASLAATCPVPVTVDADVPGRCAASVEATAYFVAAEALTNVAKHSGASRASITLTRAADVLRLVVTDDGHGGADADGGTGLTGIRRRAEAHDGTVTLTSPVGGPTTVEVELPCGL